A single region of the Anaerococcus urinomassiliensis genome encodes:
- a CDS encoding ABC transporter ATP-binding protein has protein sequence MDYKRILQIKYLEKTYGRGKSSFTAIDEMSFDVLDGEFFAIMGTSGSGKTTLLNMLAGVSKATNGEIIFDGKDINSFSRKELENYRGNLVSYIFQDFKLIDNISSLENVLIPFKIHSKKWDMNKIHRLARRMDIFELLNKYPKNLSGGQKQKVAALRAIAIEPKIILADEPTGALDSKSSIDLLKILKDINNEYHTTIIMVTHDSYAASFADRIMFIKDGKLINELMIGDNESQKDYYNRINKANKQIIM, from the coding sequence ATGGATTATAAAAGAATTTTACAAATTAAATATCTTGAAAAAACTTATGGAAGAGGAAAATCTTCATTTACTGCTATAGATGAAATGAGCTTTGATGTTTTGGATGGTGAATTTTTTGCTATAATGGGAACAAGTGGTTCTGGTAAAACGACACTATTAAATATGCTTGCAGGAGTATCTAAAGCGACTAATGGTGAAATCATATTTGATGGTAAGGATATTAATAGTTTTAGCAGAAAGGAATTAGAAAATTATAGGGGAAATCTTGTAAGCTATATATTTCAAGACTTTAAATTAATTGATAATATTTCTTCCCTAGAAAATGTACTAATACCTTTTAAAATCCATAGCAAAAAATGGGATATGAATAAAATTCATAGACTAGCAAGACGAATGGATATTTTTGAACTACTAAATAAATATCCCAAAAACTTATCTGGGGGACAAAAACAGAAAGTTGCTGCCCTTAGAGCTATAGCTATCGAACCTAAAATAATTCTAGCTGATGAACCTACAGGAGCGCTTGACTCAAAAAGTTCTATTGATTTACTGAAGATATTAAAAGATATTAACAATGAATACCACACAACAATAATAATGGTGACCCATGATTCCTATGCAGCTAGCTTTGCAGATAGGATTATGTTTATAAAAGATGGAAAATTGATTAATGAGCTTATGATAGGGGATAATGAGAGTCAAAAGGATTATTATAATAGAATTAACAAGGCAAACAAGCAAATCATTATGTGA
- a CDS encoding transglutaminase domain-containing protein, translating to MKKIIYILIFLLLSSCTNKSKEGGVAPIDSLTEDKMIDESKVSLDEKKPKSPILKEPPFKAKTLDYEIIKPGFLLEDRFKDLKTQDKYAVMMVEYYDDVNQTFYVSRILTEALKDPNVKIENDFDDKMDFATDLFLLSPFYSKGKIEPYIYYNYWFDEKTFSLKPRYVIEENTKTYLNPDEEKAVESQIKVLVDYANDNYDNDYDKAYYFALWLAENNEYQYHGDKDNIIENNMFGALVKGSSQCSGFAQSFTRLCQEVGIPCYSVTGNTEDPNRPDDYSGEHQWNVIKLGDTWSYVDVTGMVANGSDYYYYYFDRSKYEFVDYYVSNFYKDIEEYIR from the coding sequence ATGAAAAAAATTATTTATATATTAATATTTTTACTACTATCTTCATGTACCAATAAATCAAAGGAGGGGGGAGTTGCTCCTATTGATAGCTTGACTGAAGATAAGATGATAGATGAAAGTAAGGTTTCTTTGGATGAAAAAAAACCCAAAAGTCCTATCCTTAAAGAACCGCCATTTAAGGCAAAGACTCTAGACTATGAAATAATAAAACCGGGTTTTTTGCTTGAAGATAGGTTTAAGGACCTAAAAACTCAGGATAAATATGCTGTGATGATGGTGGAATATTATGATGATGTAAATCAGACTTTTTATGTCAGTAGAATCCTAACAGAAGCTTTGAAGGATCCAAATGTAAAAATCGAGAATGATTTTGATGACAAGATGGACTTTGCCACAGATCTATTTCTGCTAAGCCCATTTTATTCTAAGGGTAAGATTGAACCCTATATTTACTACAATTACTGGTTTGATGAAAAGACTTTCTCCTTAAAACCAAGATATGTAATAGAGGAGAATACCAAAACCTACCTAAATCCTGATGAAGAAAAGGCTGTTGAAAGCCAAATCAAGGTTCTGGTCGACTATGCAAATGATAATTACGATAATGACTATGATAAGGCATATTATTTTGCTCTCTGGTTAGCCGAAAATAACGAATACCAATACCACGGTGACAAGGATAATATCATCGAAAATAATATGTTCGGAGCCTTGGTAAAGGGATCAAGCCAATGTTCTGGTTTTGCCCAAAGCTTTACAAGACTTTGCCAAGAGGTGGGTATCCCTTGCTATTCAGTTACAGGAAATACTGAAGATCCTAATAGACCTGATGACTATTCCGGAGAACACCAATGGAATGTAATAAAACTTGGAGATACATGGTCTTATGTTGATGTTACAGGCATGGTCGCCAATGGCAGCGATTATTATTACTATTATTTTGATAGGTCAAAGTATGAATTTGTTGACTATTATGTAAGCAATTTCTACAAGGATATTGAGGAGTACATAAGATGA
- a CDS encoding sensor histidine kinase, whose amino-acid sequence MKYSFLKNSAKPIIILIISVFVFSLLMKVLKIENFDTIFIFLILFLLISIFTLLISEINRQKRIRKLVHRFYEDTDFSSRDKLIEELGIDYKPLVESVFYNQKKLLSKFEYNRSELINYRDIIEKWAHDIKTPLAASSLVLDNNKSNMDDDLYQRLNISNQQIKNKLDTVLYYARANSSKKDYDIKKLKIKDVLDNTLIDFYPIIMEKELRIINNVSDVDVICDYNTLSFIISQLLSNSIKYAENVITFKTIEDNDVIFKISNDGHMPSNRDMAFLFDKSYTGSNSHLSESTGLGLYLVKSFADDLGIGVHAYVAGGKFNIELSFRDINAF is encoded by the coding sequence ATGAAATATAGTTTTTTGAAAAATTCAGCAAAGCCAATTATAATACTTATAATTTCTGTCTTTGTATTTTCCTTGCTTATGAAAGTACTAAAGATAGAAAATTTTGATACAATATTTATTTTCTTAATTTTATTTCTTCTTATAAGCATATTTACATTGCTAATAAGTGAAATTAATAGGCAAAAAAGAATTAGAAAACTTGTCCATAGATTTTATGAAGATACGGACTTTTCTTCAAGAGATAAATTAATTGAAGAGCTAGGTATAGATTATAAGCCCCTGGTTGAAAGTGTATTTTATAATCAGAAAAAGTTATTATCCAAATTTGAATATAATAGATCTGAGCTAATAAATTATAGAGATATAATTGAAAAGTGGGCCCATGATATAAAAACACCCCTTGCTGCGTCCTCACTAGTATTAGATAATAATAAATCTAATATGGATGATGACTTATATCAAAGATTAAATATCTCTAATCAACAAATAAAAAATAAATTGGATACTGTATTATATTATGCAAGGGCAAATTCAAGTAAAAAAGACTATGATATAAAAAAATTGAAGATTAAAGATGTATTAGATAATACTTTAATTGACTTTTATCCTATTATTATGGAAAAAGAACTTAGGATCATCAACAATGTAAGTGATGTGGATGTGATTTGTGATTATAATACTTTATCATTTATAATATCCCAGCTTCTTTCTAATAGCATAAAGTATGCTGAAAATGTAATTACTTTTAAAACAATAGAAGATAATGATGTAATATTTAAAATTTCAAATGATGGTCATATGCCTTCTAATAGAGACATGGCATTTTTATTTGATAAGTCATATACCGGATCAAATTCCCACTTATCAGAATCTACAGGTCTTGGTCTATATCTTGTAAAATCTTTTGCTGATGACTTGGGAATAGGAGTCCATGCATATGTGGCTGGTGGAAAATTTAATATTGAACTAAGTTTTAGAGATATTAATGCATTTTAG
- a CDS encoding macro domain-containing protein, with product MSFKIVNEDITKMDVEAIVNAANTGLKKGGGVCGAIFRAAGADKLTKACEKISPIKTGEAVITDGFDLKAGYIIHTAGPVYNPNNEEESVRLLRNSYKNSLLLAKENNITSLAFPLISAGIYGFPKINAYEIGKSTIEKFLKENDMDVYLTIVDKEIIDRINNGTYR from the coding sequence ATGAGTTTTAAAATAGTTAATGAAGATATAACAAAGATGGATGTAGAGGCTATAGTAAATGCGGCAAACACTGGACTAAAAAAGGGCGGTGGAGTTTGTGGAGCCATATTTAGAGCTGCAGGAGCTGATAAGCTTACCAAAGCTTGTGAGAAAATATCACCAATAAAAACAGGAGAAGCTGTCATTACAGATGGATTTGATTTGAAAGCAGGGTATATAATCCATACGGCTGGCCCAGTGTATAATCCAAATAACGAAGAGGAATCTGTAAGACTACTCAGAAATTCTTACAAAAATTCTTTGTTACTTGCTAAAGAAAATAATATTACTTCTCTTGCCTTTCCTTTGATTTCTGCTGGGATTTATGGGTTTCCCAAAATTAATGCATACGAAATAGGCAAAAGTACAATTGAAAAATTTTTAAAAGAAAATGATATGGACGTGTATCTAACCATAGTTGATAAGGAAATAATAGATAGGATAAACAATGGAACTTACAGATAA
- a CDS encoding DEAD/DEAH box helicase, translating into MTDAYSLLNRDLRFYIHEKGWPKLTRIQNAAIKTYFANDNNLILSAATAQGKTEAAFLPAISSIYNFNHGLKILYISPLIALINDQFKRINDMCLDMDIAITAWHGEASKSKKDALIENPRGIVLITPESIEALLSGKSDLAKNLLKDLEVIIVDEIHSFLSGNRGLQLKSLLTRILRYTYDSPRMIGLSATIGEDNYDLAKNFFENGRDTNIIVDKSRNDLEVTIDYFPSETISTDAIKKIGDYSDDGSMLVFPNSRDKVETFAVKLGQEFKESGKDIRVFAHHSSVSKNRRKEIEDFAKEARMEKFVICATSTLELGIDIGAVTSVCQYGPSHSVLSLAQRLGRSGRKTKTSILHQLSANPWDLLESLATISLYEDGILDKTENTLKAYDVFAHQVLSTLLENFGLSLDEYKHLNKTLSTFSDISDEEFAQIGEHLAKEGYIEILENEVIAGSAIEKLMSRGNFYNQFITGGVYTVYNDKAKIGELEISPEIQVDTNIYLAGSIWRIEQILSKNKKIIVQKAEAGKAPKFTSIGDMNISAIIRDRMKEILANPDEYSFKDPINEIVYELREEYTDDDYLFVAEKDAISIRTFKNTKINRTLALMLNIGSNSKDYSNNEKDSTIMGPEIIRYFDQIRLNPIGKEQIYNFLEKDQIYMESFLGANKYMVLVPVDLKIEYIMKNSLDINGAYEYLAIDNDI; encoded by the coding sequence ATGACAGATGCTTACTCACTATTAAATAGGGACTTAAGGTTTTATATCCACGAAAAAGGCTGGCCAAAACTTACAAGGATACAAAATGCTGCCATCAAAACATACTTTGCCAATGACAACAACCTAATCCTGTCTGCTGCAACTGCCCAGGGCAAAACTGAAGCTGCCTTTTTGCCAGCTATAAGTTCGATTTATAACTTTAATCATGGGCTTAAAATTTTGTATATCTCGCCACTAATAGCTCTAATCAATGACCAATTTAAGCGAATAAATGATATGTGCTTAGATATGGACATAGCTATAACTGCTTGGCACGGCGAAGCTAGCAAGAGTAAAAAAGATGCCTTAATAGAAAATCCTAGGGGTATTGTCCTAATCACACCAGAATCTATAGAAGCACTCCTATCTGGTAAATCAGATCTTGCAAAAAATCTTCTCAAAGATCTTGAAGTAATCATAGTAGATGAAATTCATAGCTTCTTATCAGGTAATAGGGGTCTTCAGTTAAAGTCCTTGCTTACACGAATCTTACGTTATACTTATGATAGCCCAAGAATGATTGGACTTTCTGCAACCATTGGTGAAGATAATTATGACTTAGCCAAAAACTTTTTTGAAAATGGAAGAGATACAAATATCATAGTCGATAAATCTAGAAATGATTTAGAAGTGACAATTGACTACTTTCCATCAGAAACTATTTCAACAGATGCGATCAAAAAGATAGGTGACTATTCTGATGATGGGTCCATGTTAGTTTTTCCCAATTCCAGGGATAAGGTTGAAACTTTTGCTGTTAAACTTGGCCAAGAATTTAAGGAAAGTGGCAAAGATATTAGAGTTTTTGCCCACCATTCATCAGTAAGTAAAAATAGGAGAAAAGAAATTGAAGACTTTGCCAAGGAAGCTAGGATGGAGAAATTTGTAATATGTGCAACATCAACTTTAGAACTTGGTATAGATATTGGTGCGGTTACAAGCGTATGCCAATATGGACCAAGTCATTCTGTCCTATCCTTAGCTCAAAGACTTGGCAGAAGCGGTAGAAAGACAAAAACTTCTATTCTCCACCAATTATCTGCAAATCCTTGGGATTTGCTAGAATCCCTGGCTACAATAAGCTTATATGAAGATGGAATATTGGACAAAACAGAAAATACACTCAAAGCCTATGATGTTTTTGCCCACCAAGTACTTTCAACACTTTTAGAAAATTTTGGACTAAGTCTTGACGAATACAAGCACCTCAATAAAACATTATCGACATTTTCTGATATAAGTGATGAAGAATTTGCACAAATTGGCGAGCATTTGGCAAAAGAGGGATATATAGAGATATTGGAGAATGAAGTAATAGCAGGAAGTGCTATAGAAAAGCTTATGAGTCGAGGTAATTTTTACAATCAATTTATAACAGGTGGTGTATACACAGTTTATAATGATAAAGCAAAAATAGGAGAATTAGAAATTAGCCCAGAAATCCAAGTTGACACAAATATTTACTTGGCAGGATCTATTTGGAGAATTGAGCAAATTCTTAGTAAGAATAAAAAAATAATAGTTCAAAAAGCAGAAGCTGGCAAAGCGCCCAAATTTACCAGCATAGGGGATATGAATATATCAGCTATCATAAGAGATCGTATGAAAGAAATATTGGCAAATCCAGACGAATATTCTTTCAAAGACCCTATAAATGAAATAGTTTATGAACTTAGAGAAGAATACACTGATGATGACTACCTATTTGTAGCAGAAAAAGATGCGATATCTATAAGAACTTTCAAAAATACAAAAATCAACAGAACTCTTGCTCTTATGCTCAATATAGGGTCAAATAGCAAGGATTACTCAAACAACGAGAAAGATTCCACCATCATGGGACCTGAAATAATCAGATACTTCGATCAAATTAGACTAAATCCAATTGGAAAAGAGCAAATATATAATTTTTTAGAAAAAGACCAAATATACATGGAGTCATTTCTAGGAGCAAATAAATACATGGTCCTAGTCCCTGTGGATTTGAAAATTGAATATATTATGAAAAATAGCTTGGATATAAATGGGGCTTATGAATATTTAGCAATAGACAATGATATTTAG
- a CDS encoding response regulator transcription factor, which produces MNKKKVYIIEDDKIIVEELIKIFTSNGFEAIALDEFKDDPELMEIPKADLIILDINLPGASGYEILSYIKEKLTIPVLVLTSRDKLDDELLSFDLGADEFLTKPVMSHRLIARANKLLNIYEKFSNQEKIKDLILETSTSKLTYKNSFIILSQTENDLLKALIKAYPKTVTKDQLLESGWNTIYIDENILQVNINRLRKKLKTIGIDNFIITVRGLGYRLDAEKL; this is translated from the coding sequence ATGAATAAGAAAAAAGTATATATTATAGAAGATGATAAGATAATTGTAGAAGAGTTAATAAAAATATTTACATCTAATGGTTTTGAAGCCATAGCATTGGATGAATTTAAAGATGATCCAGAGTTAATGGAAATTCCAAAGGCGGATTTGATAATTTTAGATATTAACTTACCTGGTGCAAGTGGCTATGAAATTTTGTCATATATCAAAGAAAAGCTAACTATACCAGTTTTAGTTTTAACTAGTAGAGATAAGCTAGATGACGAACTTTTAAGTTTTGATCTAGGAGCGGATGAATTTTTGACAAAGCCAGTTATGTCTCATAGGCTCATTGCCAGAGCCAACAAACTACTAAATATATACGAAAAGTTTTCTAATCAAGAAAAGATAAAGGATTTAATTTTAGAAACTAGCACAAGCAAGTTGACATACAAAAATAGCTTTATAATTTTAAGCCAGACAGAAAATGATTTATTAAAAGCTTTGATCAAAGCTTATCCAAAAACTGTCACTAAGGATCAACTTTTAGAATCTGGCTGGAATACCATTTATATCGATGAAAATATCTTACAAGTAAATATTAATAGATTGCGCAAGAAACTTAAAACAATAGGAATAGATAATTTTATCATAACTGTAAGGGGACTTGGTTATAGATTGGATGCGGAAAAATTATGA
- a CDS encoding glycerate kinase produces the protein MKILIMIDSFKGSLSSSDAGNIIKDEIEKLNPREDIIVLPVADGGEGTVESMSELDGASLIEVQVENPLFEKILGNYAIIKDKNLAIMEMSQAAGLVLIKDRLSPLRASTYGVGTMIKDALDKGIRNFIIGIGGSATNDGGVGMLQALGFRFYDKNANEIPPSNEGLKDLSKIDLSNADPRLKECSFKIACDVDNPLTGKRGSAKVYGPQKGANPNEVEIIDDNLSLFHKKTMEVITNADDIYPGVGAAGGLGYAFKNYLGAELSPGIELILQMLNVKDYLSEADLVITGEGKMDFQSSMGKAPTGVAKLAKTYGSKVIAFAGVVDNDAVEVNNYGIDAFFPILDQIRSVEDAMDAKIAEENLRRCVNQVFRLIYLYKN, from the coding sequence ATGAAAATCCTAATAATGATTGATTCCTTCAAGGGATCTTTATCATCATCAGATGCTGGAAACATTATCAAAGATGAGATAGAAAAGCTTAATCCAAGGGAAGATATTATTGTTCTTCCAGTAGCTGATGGAGGTGAAGGAACTGTAGAATCTATGAGCGAGCTTGATGGGGCAAGTCTTATCGAAGTTCAAGTTGAAAACCCGCTTTTCGAAAAAATTCTTGGCAATTATGCAATAATTAAAGATAAAAATCTGGCTATAATGGAAATGAGTCAGGCAGCGGGTTTGGTATTGATTAAAGACAGACTCTCTCCCCTAAGGGCAAGTACTTATGGTGTTGGTACTATGATTAAAGATGCACTTGATAAAGGAATTAGAAATTTCATTATTGGTATCGGTGGATCTGCAACAAATGACGGTGGAGTGGGCATGCTACAAGCTCTTGGCTTTAGATTCTATGATAAAAATGCCAATGAAATCCCCCCATCAAACGAGGGTTTGAAAGATTTATCAAAAATTGATTTATCAAATGCCGACCCAAGACTTAAAGAATGTTCCTTCAAAATAGCTTGTGATGTTGATAATCCACTTACAGGCAAGAGAGGTTCTGCCAAAGTCTATGGCCCACAAAAAGGAGCAAACCCTAATGAAGTAGAAATAATAGATGATAATTTATCCTTATTTCACAAAAAAACAATGGAAGTTATAACAAACGCAGATGACATTTATCCAGGAGTAGGGGCAGCTGGAGGCCTAGGTTATGCTTTTAAAAACTATCTAGGAGCTGAACTCTCTCCAGGCATAGAATTAATACTTCAAATGCTAAATGTCAAGGACTACCTTAGTGAAGCAGACCTGGTGATAACAGGCGAAGGAAAGATGGACTTTCAGTCATCAATGGGCAAGGCTCCTACAGGTGTTGCAAAACTTGCCAAAACGTACGGTTCAAAAGTTATTGCTTTTGCGGGAGTAGTTGACAATGATGCAGTGGAAGTCAACAACTACGGCATTGATGCCTTCTTCCCTATACTTGATCAAATAAGAAGTGTAGAAGATGCCATGGATGCCAAAATAGCAGAAGAAAATTTACGCAGATGTGTTAATCAAGTCTTTAGATTAATATATTTATATAAAAATTAG
- a CDS encoding FtsX-like permease family protein — MNKDFKINLKANKSNNLILKILIIFTVFSYLLLSIQNNEIFKYLYEDGRNYVITNILNTYILAIALFAVLSYYGLKNEIYNNHDEIKLLINMGLKRSKLYMILLSSIGLETFLGFILGLPLGILLAEIIDLLSILLLDLNIGTHRINFDAKAMGLTLALLLLFVMLSLAIIVLSLGKKYQDKVNSHKIPVLIIKVLLILGFVYYASDKAIMNFKLTLFLIAIDIFIIFFIRKLINASKVYSYEKSLFLFHTNEAKITLIFILIALTVSLSNLNKSVFEIGYYLTDSKLRPHFSVFEDIDIINDIKKDYSNIFSDIYPINICGFSDIDDSDFKNGIENLVDLTNGYPVSSPKIMDYSSYKKVFGDNAINLSSKEDSIYLYTNQIDRTSFAIINAYLEDNDSFINIGDFKFKVNAVARSDIIFANDMYWDINIYVINDDIYDRFVGEKKPIAYNFVVSDGYIEKYGKNLALEKIRNDFFKRNIRFESLVWMIKQSYSNILSRQFVMIYLSIILILISGLFLSINIMAFFNRKSNDFKVLSLLGDTAESLLEIQKSHIVKIYSLIISLSLINYFCYFRYIKSISTEYVYYRSNFYMLAFYILIPVIFMLLMLITEKLVSFKDINYE, encoded by the coding sequence ATGAACAAAGACTTCAAAATAAATTTGAAAGCAAATAAATCTAATAATTTAATTTTAAAAATATTAATTATTTTTACTGTGTTTTCATACTTACTATTGAGTATTCAAAATAATGAGATTTTTAAATATTTATATGAAGATGGCAGGAACTATGTAATTACTAATATCTTAAATACTTATATTCTAGCAATTGCTTTATTTGCAGTTCTTAGTTACTATGGGCTAAAAAATGAGATTTATAATAACCATGATGAAATAAAACTTTTAATTAATATGGGATTAAAAAGAAGTAAGCTATACATGATCTTGCTAAGCTCTATTGGTCTTGAAACATTTTTGGGTTTTATTCTTGGACTTCCCTTGGGAATTTTACTGGCTGAAATTATTGACTTGCTATCAATTTTATTACTGGATTTAAATATTGGAACCCATAGGATAAACTTTGATGCAAAAGCAATGGGACTTACCCTTGCTCTGCTATTATTATTTGTCATGCTTTCATTAGCCATAATTGTATTATCACTAGGCAAAAAGTATCAGGATAAAGTAAATAGTCATAAAATTCCAGTATTAATAATAAAAGTTCTTTTAATCCTTGGATTTGTCTACTACGCCAGTGATAAGGCCATAATGAATTTTAAACTTACTTTATTTTTAATAGCTATTGATATTTTTATAATATTTTTTATAAGAAAATTAATAAACGCATCCAAAGTTTATAGCTATGAAAAATCTTTGTTTTTATTTCATACCAATGAAGCAAAAATAACTCTGATATTTATTTTAATTGCGCTTACAGTATCTTTATCTAACCTAAACAAATCTGTATTTGAAATTGGCTATTATTTGACAGATTCGAAATTAAGGCCTCATTTTAGCGTTTTTGAAGATATTGATATCATAAATGATATTAAGAAAGATTACAGTAATATTTTTTCTGATATTTATCCTATTAATATTTGTGGATTTTCTGATATTGATGATAGTGACTTTAAAAATGGAATAGAAAATCTAGTAGATCTAACAAATGGTTATCCGGTATCTTCTCCAAAGATTATGGACTATTCATCATATAAAAAAGTATTTGGTGATAATGCCATTAATCTAAGTTCAAAAGAAGATTCAATCTATTTGTATACTAATCAAATAGATAGAACTAGTTTTGCAATCATAAATGCATACTTGGAGGATAATGATTCATTTATAAATATAGGGGATTTTAAATTTAAGGTAAATGCTGTAGCTAGATCTGACATAATTTTTGCTAATGATATGTATTGGGATATTAATATTTATGTTATTAATGATGATATATATGACAGATTTGTAGGAGAGAAAAAGCCAATAGCCTATAATTTTGTAGTATCAGATGGATATATTGAAAAGTATGGCAAAAATCTAGCATTGGAGAAAATCAGGAATGATTTCTTTAAAAGAAATATTAGATTTGAATCATTAGTGTGGATGATTAAGCAATCTTATAGTAATATTTTGTCTAGACAATTTGTTATGATATATCTTTCAATAATACTAATACTTATATCTGGACTATTTTTGTCAATTAACATAATGGCATTTTTTAATAGAAAGTCTAATGACTTTAAAGTTTTATCTCTTCTTGGAGATACAGCAGAAAGTTTGTTGGAAATTCAAAAGTCACATATTGTTAAGATTTATAGTCTCATTATATCTTTGTCATTGATAAATTATTTTTGTTACTTTAGGTATATAAAATCGATAAGCACAGAATATGTATATTATAGATCAAATTTTTATATGCTAGCTTTTTATATTTTGATTCCGGTCATTTTTATGTTATTAATGCTTATTACTGAGAAACTTGTTTCATTTAAGGATATTAATTATGAATAA
- a CDS encoding ATP-binding protein, protein MATRINPKEANTIIKSLEGGVVPNMGVQHLLVGRNSEVDELIKILDNITDGGSDIRFWVGDFGSGKSFMLATIEQIALGKNFAVSSLDLTPSRRFYATDRKAVALYTEIIDNIKTKTQRTGNVLEIIIEEWINQLANKIASDNSIDVIEVLKGAKEDQVINEILNTLARFKAVGLSYEFGQALSKYYEGFISDNRLLKTNAIRWLRGDITTKTEAKKILGINQIITDDNWFDALKNMSELFLEIGFAGFVVNFDEAVNLYKLPYALSRERNYERILNIYNETKSNEARGLFVNFGATRKTVFDENRGMSSYGALKGRLGSEDSMDSKLINTNRTVLGLKPLSNEEIYTLLENLVNIYNVNYKEAITISHDEIITYMEGQLNRPGADEFLTPRAVIKDFIEILDLKRQNPDVEISDVLSMKFKNIVDVIKDPDDKDDEIEII, encoded by the coding sequence ATGGCAACAAGAATTAATCCCAAAGAAGCGAATACTATTATAAAATCCTTAGAAGGTGGTGTTGTTCCCAATATGGGAGTCCAACATCTTCTAGTAGGTAGGAATAGTGAAGTTGATGAACTTATCAAAATTTTGGATAATATCACTGATGGTGGTTCTGATATAAGGTTTTGGGTAGGGGACTTTGGATCTGGTAAAAGCTTCATGCTAGCAACTATTGAACAAATCGCTCTTGGCAAAAACTTCGCTGTTTCAAGCCTAGACCTTACTCCATCGAGAAGATTTTATGCCACAGATAGAAAAGCTGTCGCCCTATACACGGAGATTATAGACAATATAAAAACGAAAACTCAAAGAACTGGGAATGTCCTTGAAATTATCATAGAGGAATGGATTAACCAATTGGCAAATAAGATCGCAAGTGATAATTCAATAGATGTTATTGAAGTTTTAAAGGGAGCAAAGGAAGATCAAGTTATAAATGAAATATTAAATACTCTAGCCAGGTTTAAGGCTGTTGGACTATCTTATGAATTTGGCCAAGCTCTTAGCAAGTACTATGAGGGTTTCATCTCAGATAATAGGCTTCTTAAAACTAATGCCATCAGATGGCTTAGAGGGGATATTACTACAAAAACAGAGGCTAAAAAAATCCTTGGTATCAATCAAATAATAACAGATGATAATTGGTTTGATGCCCTTAAAAATATGAGTGAACTTTTCCTTGAGATTGGTTTTGCTGGTTTCGTAGTAAACTTCGATGAGGCGGTCAACCTCTACAAACTTCCTTATGCTCTAAGTCGTGAGAGAAACTACGAAAGAATTTTAAATATTTATAACGAAACAAAGTCCAATGAAGCTAGAGGCCTATTTGTAAACTTTGGAGCTACAAGAAAAACAGTCTTTGATGAGAACAGGGGAATGTCCTCTTACGGAGCCTTAAAGGGACGACTTGGTAGCGAAGATAGCATGGATAGTAAACTTATAAACACCAATAGAACTGTTCTAGGACTAAAGCCACTTTCCAACGAAGAAATCTACACACTCTTAGAAAATTTGGTAAATATTTACAATGTAAATTATAAAGAAGCTATTACTATAAGCCATGATGAGATAATTACCTATATGGAAGGTCAACTCAATAGGCCTGGAGCTGATGAATTCTTAACCCCACGTGCTGTGATAAAGGATTTTATAGAAATTCTTGATTTAAAAAGGCAAAATCCTGATGTAGAGATTTCTGATGTTTTATCTATGAAATTTAAAAATATAGTTGATGTTATTAAAGATCCAGACGATAAAGACGATGAGATTGAAATAATATGA